The nucleotide window AGCGAAATTAGCTGAAAAAGTACCGGTTACGGATGCGATTATCGAAGGTTATTACGCTGAGAATAAAGCGCAATTCACCTTGCCTGAAAAGCGTCAAGCCAAACATATCTTGATTTCACTTGAATCGGATTCTGCAGAAGCGAAAGCTGCAGCAGAAAAAACGATTGCCGAAATTCAAGCTAAACTGGCAGCGGGTGAAGCCTTTGAAGAGTTAGCCAAAACCTATTCGCAAGATCCTGGTTCTGCGAGTACGGGCGGCGACTTAGGTACTTTTGAACAAGGCATGATGGTTCCTGAATTTGATGAAGCGGTATTCTCTATGAAAGAGGGTGAAGTCAGCCAGCCGGTGAAAACCGAGTTTGGTTATCACTTGATTAAATTGGTGAAGATTGTTCCAAAACAAGCTCAGCCTTTAGAGAAGGTCAAAGCCGAAGTGACTAAGCAGTATCAGTCGCAAGAAGCCGAACGTCAATATTTTGAATTGTTGGAAAAGCTGAACACAATTGTATATGAGCAGTCCGATAGTTTAGAGCCAGCTGCTACGGCAACGGGTCTTGAAGTGCACACTTCTGAATTATTCAGCCGTCAGGGCGGTTCAGGTGAGGTTTTGAGCAATCATAAAGTGATTAACGCGGCATTTTCCGATGATGTACTTAAATCACGTTTAAACAGCGCTTCTATCGATTTAGGTAACCATCACTCGGTGGTTGTACGTGTCAATAAATATCAAGATGCACGTCAAAAAGCGTTAGAAGAGGTTTCGGCTTCAATCAAAGAAGAGTTAACCCGTAAAGCGGCTATCGCTGAATCGGCTAAATTAGGTGAAGCGTTGCTTGCTAAAGTACTAGCCGGTGAATCACCAGAATCATTAATGAAAGATGGTATTGAGTGGAATACGGTTGGTTGGATTGCTCGTAATGCCCAAAACCTGCTTCCTCAAATGGTTTCTGAAGCATTCAAAACGCCTAAACCTGTTGACGGTAAGGCTAGCTGGACTAAGTTTGCCTTAACAACAGGTGATACGATTTTACTTCAAGTAAGCGATATTAAAACTCAGCCGTTGACTGCTGAACAGCAAGCTCCGTTAAAAAATGCCTTTGCTGAGTTGTTCGCTAATTCGGAGTTAGAGGCTCGATTAGCGGATTTGAAAGCGCACTCGGAAGTGGTTAAGAAAGAGGTTTATAAAACGGTTAAATAAACTTAACGTTTAATCTGGTTTCAAACCACAAAAAACCCGAGTTACCAGGCCTGGTAACTCGGGTTTTTTACATTTAAAACAAATTGAATTGTTCTAAGTCTGAGGAGTATAAGTTCTATAAATCGACTTACATGCCGATTTACATGAATTGATAATGTTTGCGGATATCTTTAGTGATATTCCAATGACAAGACATACCTTGAGGGAAGGTCACTAAATCTCCTGCCTGAATTTTTACCGCTTCGCCATCTGTTGGAGTTACCAGAACTTCGCCTTGCAAAATATAGCAGACTTCTTTCATGTCGTAACTCCAAGGAAAATCCGATGCTTCTTTTTCCCAAATAGGCCAACTCTTGACCTGTAAATTGTCCAGCTGTTCTTGAGAGGGATTAGAGATGACTTCAATTTGCATGAGATGACTTCCTGTTTGTTGAATGGAGTTGAATGTCGTGTTTTGACGGTTAATTATCGGTGTCAAAATAGCGACTGCTATCATCGTTTTTAGGGCGATGTAAGGCTTGTGCCGATTGCAGGTATTTTTTGCGAGACCAGATCAATCCCCAGCGAGAACCTTCAACTTGGTACCAAAGTAGCGCAGAACGCACGCCAGCCAATAACAGCGCTCGGATTTTATTGGCGGTACGAGGATTCTGTAAATGGCCATGTTGGCCGTTCACCATAATTCTAGGGCTGACGACACTGACATTTTCAGAATAGGCTCTTGCAATGGTGGCAATTACGTTTTCATGTAGTTCGCCAAACTGCTCGGTTTGCAACTTTGCCGTCTCCAAGATACCAAAGATATGTTCAAGCGGGGCTTCCAGCTCTTTCAGTTTTTTGGCTAGAATCATCAAATTCAAAACATAGCGGGTAATTTCAATATTACGGTTTTGAATCGCCTGATCGGAACTCATTTGCGCTAATAGGGTATTGACGCCAAGCTGAATGTTTTCGACATCGTCACCATAAACGCCCAAAGTGTCTTTTGGATTTTCAACAAACAGCGAGTTAATAGAGGTTTTATAGGCCAGCTCATCGGCTTTGCCGGTGGTGGCTAACTCATAGACAAGCTGTGAACATTGATAAATACCGATTAAGGCAATGGTTCTGTCTTGTTGTGTATATTGACTCATATTTTCTCAATCCCGTTCTTGGATTCGTCTGTTGTGAAAAGCTTAAAATTAAACACGTTCATCAAGGGTGTGTAAACGCTGTTCGATAATTCCGCCACCCAAGCAGTCATCACCAATATAGAACACCACTGACTGGCCTGGCGCAATCGCCGTTTGCGGTTCGTCAAACTGCACCACGATTTTTCCGTCTTTGTGTTCGATAATCTGGCAAGGTTGTTCTGCCTGACGGTAACGGATTTTGGCTTTTAAAGGGCTGTTTAACACCGGGCATTCACCAGAAACCCAATCCAATGTATCGGCAACCAAGAAGGAGTGCTGCAATAATGGGTGGTTTTTACCTTGTACCGCAACCAAAAGGTTGTTTTTTAAATCTTTGTCCGCCGCATACCAAGGGTCATTACCCGCGCCATGGCCACCGCCAATACCCAAACCTTTACGCTGGCCTAAGGTGTGGTACATCAGACCATCGTGTTTACCAATCACATTGCCTTGGTCATCAACGATATCACCGGGTTTTGCCGGTAAAAATTGCTGTAAAAAGTCTTTGAACTTTCGCTCGCCGATAAAGCAAATACCGGTGCTGTCCTTTTTGTCGTGCGTGATAA belongs to Thiomicrorhabdus immobilis and includes:
- a CDS encoding SurA N-terminal domain-containing protein translates to MLQAIRDHAQGWIAWVIVGLIILTFALFGIDQYARGDKVVVVAEVNGEDITANQFLTLYNRQQQRLQQQFGDLYDQVVKDEELRDQVLDALIESEEIRQWAKNNGMVISDQQLAAAIHEADVFKEGGKFSQKIYEEVLLRNGLNVARFEHEQRQFLSENQYRNISQSSAFATNAEVQQLALLQGQERNVNYLRVDQRPFLKTVTITDEAVAQAYQKDIAQYVEPEKVSVDYIELSQAKLAEKVPVTDAIIEGYYAENKAQFTLPEKRQAKHILISLESDSAEAKAAAEKTIAEIQAKLAAGEAFEELAKTYSQDPGSASTGGDLGTFEQGMMVPEFDEAVFSMKEGEVSQPVKTEFGYHLIKLVKIVPKQAQPLEKVKAEVTKQYQSQEAERQYFELLEKLNTIVYEQSDSLEPAATATGLEVHTSELFSRQGGSGEVLSNHKVINAAFSDDVLKSRLNSASIDLGNHHSVVVRVNKYQDARQKALEEVSASIKEELTRKAAIAESAKLGEALLAKVLAGESPESLMKDGIEWNTVGWIARNAQNLLPQMVSEAFKTPKPVDGKASWTKFALTTGDTILLQVSDIKTQPLTAEQQAPLKNAFAELFANSELEARLADLKAHSEVVKKEVYKTVK
- a CDS encoding cupin domain-containing protein, with the translated sequence MTPIINRQNTTFNSIQQTGSHLMQIEVISNPSQEQLDNLQVKSWPIWEKEASDFPWSYDMKEVCYILQGEVLVTPTDGEAVKIQAGDLVTFPQGMSCHWNITKDIRKHYQFM
- the hflD gene encoding high frequency lysogenization protein HflD, translating into MSQYTQQDRTIALIGIYQCSQLVYELATTGKADELAYKTSINSLFVENPKDTLGVYGDDVENIQLGVNTLLAQMSSDQAIQNRNIEITRYVLNLMILAKKLKELEAPLEHIFGILETAKLQTEQFGELHENVIATIARAYSENVSVVSPRIMVNGQHGHLQNPRTANKIRALLLAGVRSALLWYQVEGSRWGLIWSRKKYLQSAQALHRPKNDDSSRYFDTDN